The Solanum lycopersicum chromosome 6, SLM_r2.1 genome has a window encoding:
- the LOC101250811 gene encoding large ribosomal subunit protein bL21c isoform X2: MATLSLCSTSSPSTALSKNQTFLNTLSVPKANSNVTFLSHSFSSLNLRFSKPNSLSSFVPKYSESEAPVAEVEADQEEPVVEATSLEPKREEIFAVVMIILNKVLLVGTKTSTWVGKPVVPNATVHAVVEEQLKDKKVIVFKYKKKKNYRRNIGHRQPITRIRIMGITGYQDSPAVTLADLEAAK; encoded by the exons ATGGCAACCCTTTCCCTGTGTTCTACATCTTCCCCCTCAACAGCACTTTCCAAGAACCAAACTTTTCTTAACACCCTTTCTGTTCCCAAAGCAAATTCCAATGTTACTTTTCTATCTCACTCATTTTCCTCTCTCAATCTCCGTTTCTCCAAGCCCAATTCTTTATCCTCTTTTGTACCCAAATACTCAGAATCTGAAGCTCCAGTAGCTGAAGTTGAAGCTGACCAAGAAGAGCCTGTTGTGGAAGCCACTAGCTTGGAACCAAAACGGGAAGAAATCTTTGCTGTTGTTATG ATTATCCTAAACAAGGTGTTACTTGTGGGAACAAAAACAAGTACTTGGGTTGGAAAACCAGTGGTGCCAAATGCAACAGTCCACGCTGTTGTTGAAGAGCAG TTGAAAGATAAGAAGGTTATCGTCTTcaagtataagaagaaaaagaactaCAGAAGGAATATTGGTCACAGACAG CCAATTACTCGGATAAGAATAATGGGCATTACTGGTTATCAAGATTCACCAGCAGTCACCCTTGCAGACCTAGAAGCAGCCAAGTGA
- the LOC101250811 gene encoding large ribosomal subunit protein bL21c isoform X1, which produces MATLSLCSTSSPSTALSKNQTFLNTLSVPKANSNVTFLSHSFSSLNLRFSKPNSLSSFVPKYSESEAPVAEVEADQEEPVVEATSLEPKREEIFAVVMVGSRQYIVFPGRYIYTQRLKGANVNDKIILNKVLLVGTKTSTWVGKPVVPNATVHAVVEEQLKDKKVIVFKYKKKKNYRRNIGHRQPITRIRIMGITGYQDSPAVTLADLEAAK; this is translated from the exons ATGGCAACCCTTTCCCTGTGTTCTACATCTTCCCCCTCAACAGCACTTTCCAAGAACCAAACTTTTCTTAACACCCTTTCTGTTCCCAAAGCAAATTCCAATGTTACTTTTCTATCTCACTCATTTTCCTCTCTCAATCTCCGTTTCTCCAAGCCCAATTCTTTATCCTCTTTTGTACCCAAATACTCAGAATCTGAAGCTCCAGTAGCTGAAGTTGAAGCTGACCAAGAAGAGCCTGTTGTGGAAGCCACTAGCTTGGAACCAAAACGGGAAGAAATCTTTGCTGTTGTTATG GTTGGATCTCGGCAATATATTGTTTTTCCTGGGCGGTATATCTACACCCAGAGGCTTAAAGGTGCAAATGTCAATGACAAA ATTATCCTAAACAAGGTGTTACTTGTGGGAACAAAAACAAGTACTTGGGTTGGAAAACCAGTGGTGCCAAATGCAACAGTCCACGCTGTTGTTGAAGAGCAG TTGAAAGATAAGAAGGTTATCGTCTTcaagtataagaagaaaaagaactaCAGAAGGAATATTGGTCACAGACAG CCAATTACTCGGATAAGAATAATGGGCATTACTGGTTATCAAGATTCACCAGCAGTCACCCTTGCAGACCTAGAAGCAGCCAAGTGA
- the LOC101251099 gene encoding calcium-dependent protein kinase 11 has protein sequence MAQVVAKKRPPISSKPSPNVLPYQTPRLREHYTLGKKLGQGQFGTTYQCTEKATGLQYACKSIPKRKLLCREDYEDVWREIQIMHHLSEHPNVVRIKGTYEDNLFVHLVMELCKGGELFDRIVQKGHYSERQAAHLMKTIVKVVEACHSLGVMHRDLKPENFLFDSSDEDATLKATDFGLSIFYKPGQYVSDVVGSPYYVAPEVLHKFYGPEIDVWSAGVILYILLSGVPPFWAETDNGIFKQILKGKIDFESEPWPHISDSAKDLVKKMLDKDPKARITAHEVLCHPWLVDDAAAPDKPLGSAVLNRLKQFYDMNKLKKMALRVIAERLSEEEIGGLKQLFKMIDTDSSGTITYEELKDGLKRVGSDLGESDIKALMKAADFDNSGTIDYGEFIAATLHLNKMEREENLLAAFSYFDKDGSGYITTDELQQACVEFGLGDVKLDDIIKEIDIDNDGRIDYGEFATMMKKGNTGFAARTMRGNLNFNLADALGASDSEKKE, from the exons ATGGCACAAGTTGTAGCAAAAAAGAGACCACCTATATCCTCAAAGCCATCTCCCAATGTTCTTCCTTACCAAACTCCAAGATTAAGGGAACATTACACACTTGGTAAGAAATTAGGGCAAGGGCAATTTGGTACAACATATCAATGTACTGAAAAGGCAACAGGGCTACAATATGCATGTAAATCAATTCCAAAAAGGAAACTTTTATGTAGGGAAGATTATGAGGATGTTTGGAGAGAAATTCAGATAATGCATCATTTGTCTGAACATCCAAATGTTGTTAGAATCAAAGGGACTTATGAAGACAATCTTTTTGTCCATCTTGTTATGGAATTGTGTAAAGGGGGTGAGCTTTTTGATAGGATTGTTCAAAAGGGACATTATAGTGAAAGACAAGCTGCACATTTGATGAAAACAATTGTTAAGGTTGTTGAGGCTTGTCATTCTCTTGGTGTCATGCATAGAGATCTTAAGCCTGAAAATTTCTTATTTGATAGTTCTGATGAAGATGCTACTCTCAAGGCTACAGATTTCGGGTTGTCGATTTTTTATAAGCCTG GGCAATATGTCTCTGATGTTGTAGGAAGTCCATATTATGTTGCTCCTGAAGTGTTGCATAAATTCTATGGACCCGAAATAGATGTATGGAGTGCTGGAGTCATCTTATACATCTTATTATCTGGTGTTCCTCCTTTTTGGGCTG AGACGGACAATGGTATATTCAAGCAGATTTTGAAAGGGAAGATAGATTTTGAATCTGAACCTTGGCCTCACATTTCTGATAGTGCAAAAGACTTGGTTAAAAAGATGCTCGATAAGGATCCTAAAGCGCGAATAACTGCTCATGAAGTCCTAT GTCATCCGTGGCTTGTGGACGATGCAGCTGCTCCAGACAAACCTTTGGGATCTGCAGTGTTGAATCGTCTTAAGCAGTTCTATGATATGAACAAACTTAAAAAGATGGCTTTACGA GTCATAGCAGAAAGGCTTTCGGAGGAAGAAATAGGAGGTCTAAAGCAGTTGTTCAAAATGATCGACACAGATAGCAGTGGAACAATCACATATGAGGAACTGAAAGATGGCTTGAAAAGAGTAGGATCTGACCTAGGAGAGTCCGACATCAAGGCCCTGATGAAAGCG GCTGACTTTGACAACAGTGGCACGATTGACTACGGTGAATTCATTGCTGCAACATTGCATTTGAATAagatggagagagaggagaatcTGCTTGCTGCATTCTCCTACTTCGACAAAGATGGCAGTGGTTATATCACAACTGATGAGCTTCAACAGGCTTGCGTAGAATTTGGCCTTGGTGATGTTAAATTGGATGACATTATTAAAGAGATTGACATAGACAAT GATGGACGTATAGATTACGGCGAATTTGCAAcaatgatgaagaagggaaatACAGGATTTGCTGCTAGAACAATGAGAGgcaatttgaattttaacttgGCTGATGCACTTGGAGCAAGTGACAGTGAGAAAAAAGAATAG